In Mustela lutreola isolate mMusLut2 chromosome 4, mMusLut2.pri, whole genome shotgun sequence, the genomic stretch AAGTCATCGGAATACTTGAGTTCTGAGATGCTTTCAGAGCAACTATTTTTACATGGTTTATATTCACCAACATCATCAATAAGAATGTCATCATCAGTGGTTTTGACCTgtttatcttccatttctttatccaCTACAATTCTGTCAATAACTGCAACTTGTTGGAAAACACATGGACTTTGGACTTTCATTTCCACTTTTCCTTCCAAAATACTTGCATGCATAACCCCTTGTGGGACAGTGGAATTTGCAGGCCTCACAATTTCTTGCAATAAACCATTATCTGTTCTATGTTCACCACAATCTACAGTTTTTTCAGTTGCACATTTCAGTTTAGTTTCTTTAGTTGTGCTAGGGTCATCAAAAACTCCACTGATTTGCTTTGAGGTATCACTGTTTTCAGCAAAAGATGCATCTAATCCCAAACACTCGTCTTTTGGCAGTTGGCGTGGCTTCTGATGTTGTTCTGCAAAGCTTAATACTTTAACTTTGGATGAAGGAATTCTGAGTTTTGCACCCAACATTTGTGCTTGCATTTTTCTATATTGCTCTCTTCTTTCATGTACTACCAACATATCAGGATTTGTCTGCTTTAAACGTAGTTTAAGTGTATTTGTTAAACCATAAAGCAGCTTCCCTCTTGGGACTCTTCTGGGGGGGTCACCActgttcttttcaaaatgtttaccTTTTTTGAGATTTTCGACTGGGTTCTTTTTATACTGAAGATTCACTGACTTTTCATTTCCCCCCACAGGAAGCTTATCCTTAGATTCAGATTTACATGTGCATTTGGCAGAAGATTCTGGTGACTTCTTATCCTCAGTTCTATATAACCAGGCTAAGTGAGGATGTATTTGAGTAGGGCTTGCCACAGGTTGGTTATATAACACGGACAACTCAACCAACAAGGCATTTAACAAAGGCAGCTGCCTTATTGTATTAATTCTATTTTGTTCAGTTTGAGCATGATCTGAAGTTTGGTCACGTGCTCCTGCATCCTGAACGTGCGGAGGATTTATGGGCACTGGAGGATTTTCATGTGCCCCAGAATTAGTAAGTTTCAGAAAATCAGTATGTTTTGGGGCAGTTGCACGGTTTTCCTCCACACAAATACCATCCGGTTCCTCAGGTACATTTATCTGAGGCTTAATGGTGATTGTACCCTGCACAGGGGGCATCCTTTCTTGGGTCAAATGAGTGTAATACAGAGGAGGGGGGCAAAATGTGTTTGTTTCGATGTCTAACTCTGTGACTTCCTGATCTGGGGGGCTAACGCTCCTCACACCACTAGAATTTGAACAAATAGAGTTGGTTTGTCCATGCTTCACAGAAACCGTGTCACCAGAGTTGGTCTTACTGGGGAAAGCTCCTTCCTCCAAACCCTTCTGTGCTTTTGGGATTTTTAAACCCATGAGAAAACTGTCGCCATGTCTTGTTCTTGGCTCTGGGCGTGGCTGCTGTTTTTCCTGCGGGGTCTGGGAACCGATCTCTCCGCGCTCCACCCCACCTCCCGTGGAAGCGACCGGCCTCTCAAGATGCCCCAACAAGCTGCTTCCTAAATCGGTTAAGCGGTAGCCCAGGGCAATGTCCCCAATCCGCTCCCCAACTTGGTTATGCAGAGGGAAACTCCCTCGATGGCCGTGGGAGCAGCCGGGGGCggcctgccccaggaccttgtGGGCGGCGGCAGCCAGAGAGATGCTGCAGGCACCGAGGAGCTGCGGGGCGGGCGTAGGACGCCCGGGGGGCAGCAGCAACAGCAAGGTGTAAAGCGGGGTCCGAAGGAGCTGGCGGCGCAGGGTGGCGGGGTGCAGGCGGAAGAGACAGGACTTGCCGCGACCGAAGCTGACCAGGCCGGGTCGGGGCTCCGGGGCTGGGGCTCCGGGGCCTTCCGGAGGGTAAACCAGCAGCGTGGGGAAGTCCAGCAGGCGGAAGGCCACGGCGGGGCACAAGTCGCGCGATGGCCGTGGCGGggatgcctcctcctcctcctctccggCCTCCTCTTGCTCCTCCTCCACCGCGACCacgggcggcggcggcagcagcccGACTTCTAAACACACGCAGTCGACGAGCAGCTCCAGCGAGAAGAGCCGCTCGGAGAAGGGCGCCGCCATTGCTGTTGCCCCTGGAGACGCGGCCGCACGCCGTGGAGGGCGGAGCCGAAGCTTGGTTCTCGCGAGAGACAGGGAGCCCACAGCGCTCGTGCCTGCTCTCTGCGAGACTTAAGGCCGtaccctccccctgccccgcgCGGGTCTAAACTGCGGCGGCTCTGGGACTTATCCCTGCGCGACGTGCTTTTGCTTTCCAGGTTTCAGTGTTAACACAATTACGTGTCATACCGAGGCATGGTAATGTGGTGGCAAGAAATCAGacttcttcttcctttgttttgtcCGCGTTTTTACCCGTGCCGATCCCCTGCAGTTTTGAGGTCAGGTCCAGTCCGAGGAAAACGGAAGGTCAATGCGGACTCCCCTTGCGGAGCCGAGGGCGGCAGCGAGCAGTTAACTCCCGGGGGGCTTCCTGGCTGCCGCCCACCCAAACGACCGGGACGCTGCTTGCAAGCGGCGCGCAGCCTCTGTCCGGGTAAATTATGGGGCACGGCGGCTGTGGTCCCACTTGCATTGAGCAGCCCCCGGTATGGAATTAACGATAACGACCCCGTGTAACGAAACGGGTAcctgtgcacgtgcacacacagccGGGGGAGGAGATCTGAGGGCGCTCCTGCAGGTGTTCGGGGACACACACCGCTCTCCGCGAGTGGCCCGCGGCCTGGAACGAAGGCTGCTGACACGGAGAGTTTTGAGCGACGTGTAAGGACTGTTCGCCTAAGCTGCTCCGAAGGAGGACGTGTGCGCCCGTCACGTGTTCAGACACGTAGTTACACGAATACAAAGGACGGATTCTTCTAAGAACGCACTGAATTCGGAGCACCCTGCTGGGAGGCAGTCCTGGGGGTCAGGTGAGGGAGGGCTGTGGCTTGAACTTGGTCAGGGTCAGTGGAGAGGAGAAACGGGTGACAGAAGAGGCATTTGTGAGAGGAGAATTTAGAATTTGGTGACTAGGAGTGAGAAGttattggtaaaaaaaaattttctgctcctgaaggaggaaaaaaaaatgaggcatagatttgatttttttttttaagttactttggGTTTCTGGGATTGTAGAGTTTGAGGTTCCTGCCAGACATGATgtgaatatgtttaattttagaCAGCCTTATCATTTATAGTTAAATTACATTACATCAAAGCTCAGAAGAACATTGTGAAGCTCAAGGGAAATTCAGAATTGGAGGGATTTGATGCTTTAGTGTGAAGACTGAGGGAGGTTTcattgcagtaaaaaaaaaatagaatatactaCTCTTGGCCTTAAGAATCATACTAGCTACTTGCAGAAGAAACGTTTGTCAAGTGACATGCTTCATGGACGGACGGCACAGAGCAGTACAAAGCAATATATTCACAAGTGGAGAGCAATGAGGTAGAGTCCATATGTGCATCCAGTAAATCATTTACGTAGGGTTAATAATGTGGATTATTAGCATTTGTGTGTCACCCTGCATATACATACAGGGAAACCTTCTTCTATAAGGACATTGCTTCCGGAATTTGTTAAGTGTCTACAGAGGGAATATTTTCCTTGCCCAGATACTCTATGATTTGTATTCTAgtatacaaataatattttataactttaaatagtgctaaaattaacaagtaaaaGTTTcgctatgaaaattaaaaagtttcagtGTCCATAGGCCATACATGGAGAAATAGCAGAGTGCCATGGCCGAGGGCCCAAATTCCCTAGGCCAAGGATCTGTCTCAAATCCTGGCTCTTTGACCATATACTAGTTTCTCAACAAATTGTGAATTATTTTCCTCATCCCCCAGAAATGAGGTATTTATAGTATCTtaccttataaaaataatattaatatcataTAATATTAGTATTATAGTAATATACATAGTATACTATATTTGTACTATGTAATGTagtatactatatttatatagcCTGGCAACTTGctaaaataaataccattttactTATTACTTACCATATAGCAGACTTTTTAGTTTTAAAGCACTAAGCTATGAGTTAGAGTAAATAGCTTATCTGACATGAGCCTATTGTTCTCGATCTGTAAAAGTTTATATGCTCTGTACTTTACCTTTCATGTGTTAGCCAACTTTTTTTGTTACAAGAGAAGGCAGGATGAAGAAAAACTATGGATTAATGCACATTAACACTTTAAGATAAAAATCTGCTATGCAATGTTAAGGAGTTTGAAGTTTACTGTGGGGGTGGCATGAATTAAGATGTTGGCAATGGCGTGGAGAGAAAACACACTCAAGAAATAGGAGAGCGATTTAATGGGACTGACTGACTGGGTGTGAGGTTTGCGGGAACAGAAGGTGAAACACAGGTTTCTACTTTAAGCAATTAGATTGATGGGTCAGATACAGAGAAGCAGGGTTTTTTTGTAATTGGTGTTAAACAAGGAACTGGGAGAAGCCAGAAGAGAAAACTATGAATCTCATTGTCTGATATGTTGAGTGTGATGTACTTATTATCCGTCCAGGTGGAAGGTAGAAGTTATATATATGAATCTGAAACCTTGAGAGATCTAGGCTGGAAATACAGGTTTACAAGACACCAAGATGGTGATGGTAACCTAATTTCTTCATAGAaggcataaataataaataaatatggcactgagacatttttttcttttttatgtgagTTATCTCGGGACTCTGCAGACTGTAGGAATTTTGGCTTGATTTCTAAGGAATTAGGATGAGATACGATGCTAACATCCTTTTCTGGGGCAATAACTTTAGGGTGAAAAGAGACAAAGTCGGAATCATTAACTAAGGAAAGGCATGATGAGACTAATAATTTCGAGAGGAAACAGTCCCTGGATTAATGAAACGGATTGAACTGTGAGTCTGGCTCTCTAAAGTGCATTGTATCATAAGGGCTGTAGACCCCAGGGACAGATCCCGCAGATGGGATGGGTTAGCAGGAATTgtaacaaaatggcagtagtAGAATTAAGTAAGAGCAGCATTGAATTTTGGGTGGCTGGTCCACTTTGgcacagaaatgcaaacatgTGGGAAAACGTCAGCTCCTGCAGGAGCGTGGTGGGGCTGGCAGAAAACCACTTAGATGTCATGGCTCCAACCTGGTTTACTCAGCTTCGGAAAATGGAAGTTAGCTAAGGTGCTACTGAGGGAAGTAAAATGGACATTGAATTTTATGGGCCAAACAAATCCCACTTAGGAGGAATCTGTTACTCAGGGACCATGAAAATGCCCAAGACTTAGTCTAGAAACACCAAATACTAATTCCAAGCCCCATTAGTAAAGGCATTCTGCTGCCTGCAGACTTCTGGCTTAGTCCAGATTAGCTCCAAAGTCAGATACAATCACCTGTAATTGATGTGGGCTGAGAGGGCTGAAGATGATTGCCAGAAGGAAGGTCTAATGCTGAGTAATGAGACAGGCTACATGGAGCTAACTAGGGGGAAATCAACAAAAGGCTTAGAACTAACCTTGGGCTTATGGTGAAAAAATTGAAGCTTTCccattaagatcaggaacaaagcgAGGGTGTCCCCTTCTAccactgctttttttttatttatttcttttcagcataacagtattcattgtttttgtaccacacacagtgctccatgcaatccatgccctctctaatacccatcacctggtgcccccaacctcccaccccccgccccttcaaaactctcagattgtttttcagagtccatagtctctcatggttcacctccccttccaatttccctccactcccttctctccatctcccccatgtcctccatgctatttgttatgctccacaaataagtgaaaccctatgataactgactctctctgcttgacttatttcactcagcataatctcttccagtcccgtccatgttgcttcaaaagttgggtattcattctttctgatggaggcatcctactccatagtgtatatggaccacatcttccttatccattcgtccattgaagacatcttggttctttccacagtttggtgactgtggccattgctgctatgaacactggggtacagatggcccttcttttcacgacatctgtatctttggggtaaatacccaggagtgcaattgcagggtcatagggaagctctatttttaatttcttgaggaatctccacactgttttccaaagtggctgcaccaacttgcattcccaccaacagtgtaagagggttcccctttctccacaccctctccaacacatgttgtttcctgtcttgctaattttggccattctaactggtgtaaggtctaccactgcttttcaacattgaACTGGAATTCCTAGCAATAAgacaataagaaaaggaaaggaatataAGGTATATTGattggcaaggaagaaataaagttgtctttgcttgcagatgacatggtcaTCTGTGCAGAAAATCCAGAAGAACTGCCAAACTCTTGGAGCTAATAAGTGATGATAGCAACATTGCAGGTTATCAAGTTAATATACCCAAGTCAATAACTTCTCCATATACCAGCAATGAATTTGCaatttggaatttgaaattaaaaatgtaataccatttattttggACCTCCCCCAGATGAAATATTTGggtataaatttaacaaaatatgggTAAGATCTAAAACCTTGAGTGTCCCACAGGGCTAATAAGGTCAAAACTAGCAGAAAATTTAAAGCTTGTTTTCCAAGAACTGTTTCTCCCTAATCAGCTATTGTATCTCCTCTGACCCCACTGGCACACCCACTAGCTCTCTCTGCAGAAGCCTGGACTCAGTGTCAACTGATAAGGCCCAGCTTATGAACAGGCAAGACCGAGCATTCCTTACCCGAGCTAACAagcccaagaccccatccagCTTACACCAGTTCTCACTGCATGCCGCATCTTGTCCTAAGCTAACTTCCTGACAACGGGGGGCTGAATTTTGCCTTCTTCTGGTGTGAAGTCTCCACCCCAAAGTGAACTGGGGCGCATGTTCCGTATATGTTCTATGCTCCATCTTTCTTCATGAAGAGTTGTTTTCCCGCCCATTTCATCAATATGTATATTGTCTCAACCTTGTTCTCTCTGCCTTCGGAGCGGTGAGTTTAAGACTCGTTTGGCTGCCTCTCTTTCCTGCTGCCCACCCAATGTCTCAGTGATCGTATTTGCTGTTCTGTTATAGATCTATACTGAGGAAAACTAGAAAACTCTGACAAGATcagagaaaaactaaataaatggagaaatagtcatgtcTATGGacaggaagactcaatattgtcaaaatgtccgtTATTCTCGACTTGACTATAGAGTCAACGCTGAGGTAATCCAAATCCCAGCAAGTGACTTCTGTGGTTATTAACATACTGGTTCAGAACTCTAGATTGAGAGACAAAAGGCCCCAAATAGCCAACACAGTATTGATGAGCAGAGTTGGAGAACTGACATTACCATCTTCAAGTCTTACTATAAAGtaaataagactttatttacccTATAGTAAATAAGACAGTATGGCATTTGTGAAAGCacagac encodes the following:
- the MAP10 gene encoding microtubule-associated protein 10, with the translated sequence MAAPFSERLFSLELLVDCVCLEVGLLPPPPVVAVEEEQEEAGEEEEEASPPRPSRDLCPAVAFRLLDFPTLLVYPPEGPGAPAPEPRPGLVSFGRGKSCLFRLHPATLRRQLLRTPLYTLLLLLPPGRPTPAPQLLGACSISLAAAAHKVLGQAAPGCSHGHRGSFPLHNQVGERIGDIALGYRLTDLGSSLLGHLERPVASTGGGVERGEIGSQTPQEKQQPRPEPRTRHGDSFLMGLKIPKAQKGLEEGAFPSKTNSGDTVSVKHGQTNSICSNSSGVRSVSPPDQEVTELDIETNTFCPPPLYYTHLTQERMPPVQGTITIKPQINVPEEPDGICVEENRATAPKHTDFLKLTNSGAHENPPVPINPPHVQDAGARDQTSDHAQTEQNRINTIRQLPLLNALLVELSVLYNQPVASPTQIHPHLAWLYRTEDKKSPESSAKCTCKSESKDKLPVGGNEKSVNLQYKKNPVENLKKGKHFEKNSGDPPRRVPRGKLLYGLTNTLKLRLKQTNPDMLVVHERREQYRKMQAQMLGAKLRIPSSKVKVLSFAEQHQKPRQLPKDECLGLDASFAENSDTSKQISGVFDDPSTTKETKLKCATEKTVDCGEHRTDNGLLQEIVRPANSTVPQGVMHASILEGKVEMKVQSPCVFQQVAVIDRIVVDKEMEDKQVKTTDDDILIDDVGEYKPCKNSCSESISELKYSDDFTSPCSSEDFSTSEDTSRILQTHDSSPGSENPKHNQYTSKSSEAILSTRKNSSEKSSVLSPPFSAGLPVYACKRSHISKIKDKSLEETSSISTSDLSSSHWTEEKENQIDRNSMHNTEVLKRGQDIPTKLKTRTGCKSSEKSQSPRTSQVSTYLPSNLSDLELNVLDSSAPDHFDEDDEVASLSISKQCKDICELVINKLPGYTV